The following nucleotide sequence is from Synechococcus sp. KORDI-52.
AGCCACCGGTGCAAAGCAGAACCGTGCGGGCGGTGTGCACCTCCAGCTCACCGCTCAGCAGATGGCGCGCCACCACACCACGGGCCACCCCATCCACGGTGATCAGCTCGAGCACGTCCCGGCGGGTGAGCATTTGAACGCGGCCCAGCTCCACCTGGCGCATCAAGGCCTGGTAGGCGCCATAAAGCAATTGCTGACCGGTCTGCCCCCGGGCATAGAAGGTGCGGCTCACCAGGGCTCCGCCAAAGCTGCGGGTGGCCAGGCTTCCTCCGTATTCGCGCGCGAACGGCACCCCCTGGGCCACGCATTGATCGATGATGCCGCTGCTGATCTCCGCTAGCCGCTGGCAGCCCGCTTCCCGGGCTCGGAAATCGCCGCCTTTGAGGGTATCGGTAAAGAGGCGACTGACGCTGTCGCCATCCACCGCCACAGAACGAGCGGCATTGATGCCCCCCTGGGCCGCCACCGAATGGGCACGCCGCGGGCTGTCATGAAAGCTGAGCACCGTGACCCGGTAGCCCTGTTGGGCCAGAGTCGCCGCGGCGGAAGCGCCCGCCAGGCCGGTGCCCACCACGAGCACGTCCATCTGCCCTTTGCGCAGAGGGCTGATCAGCGGCAGTTCTTCGCGGGTCCGTCGCCAGGCATCGGCGAGCGGACCCGCGGGAATCCTGGGATCAGGCAGTCCGTTGCTCATGCCAACCCTCCGAGGGCCAGTCCCAGGCTGATCAGCAGGAAGCCTCCCCCGATCCCCGACGCCAAGAGGCGACCTCCCCAGCGGATGCTGGAGCCATTGGCCGGGCTGAGCAGACCCAGGTTGCGGTGGGCTGCTTCCGCTCCGTGGAGCAGATGCAGGCCGATGGCCAGGCTGCCTGCGGCATAAACCACCAGGCTGATCGGTTGCAGCAACACCTGCTGCAGCACCTCCCGTTCCAGCCCATCGCTCGGGCGTGGCCAGCGCAGTTGTTGCAAGTGCAGGGCCAGAAATCCAAGGGTGATCACACCGGCCGCCATCTTGCTGCGGCTGGCCAGAGCCTCGAGTGGTCGACCGCGACGGCTGCGTAGAGCAGCCGCATTCCCCGCACGACGATTCCGAAGTGTTTTCGCGACGGTGAAGATCAGATGAATGGCGGCAGTGGCGGCCAAACTGACCTCCAACACGGGGAGCCATTGCTGGTGGTGCAGCCCCGTGGCGTAGAGCTCGAACTGGCTCGGTGCGATCACGGCGGGCAGCAAACCGGCCAGATGCACAACGAGGAACAGAACCAGGAACAAACCGCTGAGGGCGGATCCAAGACGCATCAGAGTTGATTCCTGCACCAATCCAAGAACACAGGATTTCGACTTAGATGATACCTTCCTCGATCTATTTTGCCGGTATCGGGTTTGGCTGAATCGAACCTATTCGTCTGCATGGTTGCTGAACAGCTGTCATGCTTCTTGTTGCGTTCTCTTTAACATCCGCCCTGGCTGGCTTTCATGCAAAGTCCTTAGTGAGTCTGGGCAGTAGCACACTTGATGAATGCTAGTACTGTATGAATGCCTGAATGTTTCGTTTTAATTGACGCTTTGAAGGCGTCTTCTGCAGTTGATTGGTGAAGAGCTCGTCGTCAGCGAAAGGCATTAGTATCATGCGCACCTCAATGTTTTCAGTCAAGCCGAGTATGCATTTGCTCGTATGGTTGATTTTGGTTGTCACGAACTTTTCGTATTTGTACTGCCTCGTCGAAAGCTTGATGGGTGTTGAGTGTCTTCAGTTCTCGCTGCTGTTTGATAGTGTTGGCTGGTCTTGGTATTTGCTACGAAGTATATGCGTTCAGGGGGGAAGGGCGATTGATGGCGAGGGATTGGTGTCTTCAGATGGGGTTGCTGTGCCGTCGGTAATGGTTTAGAGGATCGTGAGCTGTCTGGATCAGAATTGACTTTGACAATGGTGTTGATGGGTGGAGTTGGGTGGTGACGTAAGTTGAAAATATTTGCTAAAAGAAAATACTTTCACTCTGTTTTTTTGATCATTTCGTTTTAATTTAGAATCTCAAGAGGTGTTCCGATCTTGACGACATTAAACAGCTTTCGTATGTCTTTGTTGAGCATTCGGATGCAGCCATTGCTGACTGCGGCTCGAGTTTCGACCCAGATTGGCCAGCGCGTTCCGTGGATTGCAAAGACTCCTCGATCATTGCGGTGAAACTCCAGGTAACGATCTCCGATTGGACTGGTAGGGCCTGGCGCGTGCCGGATCTTTTCCCCTGATTTGGTTACTGCATAAACAGGATTAACAATCTTCTTGGTGATTTTGAACTCTCCGTATGGTGTTGGTGTTCCGGGTGCCCCAATGGCTACAGGCCATGG
It contains:
- a CDS encoding succinate dehydrogenase cytochrome b subunit; protein product: MRLGSALSGLFLVLFLVVHLAGLLPAVIAPSQFELYATGLHHQQWLPVLEVSLAATAAIHLIFTVAKTLRNRRAGNAAALRSRRGRPLEALASRSKMAAGVITLGFLALHLQQLRWPRPSDGLEREVLQQVLLQPISLVVYAAGSLAIGLHLLHGAEAAHRNLGLLSPANGSSIRWGGRLLASGIGGGFLLISLGLALGGLA
- a CDS encoding L,D-transpeptidase — translated: MAIAHITPGQTIDAGTRPSTPKAPRIVLDLKNREIKVMKGRWQLGPWPVAIGAPGTPTPYGEFKITKKIVNPVYAVTKSGEKIRHAPGPTSPIGDRYLEFHRNDRGVFAIHGTRWPIWVETRAAVSNGCIRMLNKDIRKLFNVVKIGTPLEILN